A single region of the Populus nigra chromosome 2, ddPopNigr1.1, whole genome shotgun sequence genome encodes:
- the LOC133682031 gene encoding cytochrome P450 81C13-like → MEFLSYHLALLFFLFIVVKNSFHRKRNLPPAPFALPVIGHLYLLKQPLYKSLHSLLSRYGPTLSLRFGSRFVIVVSSPSVVEECFTKNDKIFANRPKSMAGDRLTYNYSAFVWAPYGDLWRKLRRLAVAEIFSSKSLRKSSTVREEEVSCLVRRLLKVSTSGTQNVELRLLFAILASNVVMRVSAGKRCVEEEHAGTEMEKQLFQDFKDKFFPSLAMNICDFIPILRVIGFKGLEKNMKKLHGIRDEFLQNLIDEIRLKLKKTTSLKTDEVTDGEERRSVAEILLCLQESEPEFYADEVIKSTVLMMFIAGTETSAITLEWAMTLLLNHPKVMQKVKAEIDEHVGHGRLLNESDIVKLPYLRCVINETLRLYPPAPLLLPHFSSEACTAGGFDIPQGTMLVVNAWTMHRDPKLWEEPNEFKPERFEAGLGEGDGFKYIPFGMGRRVCPGASMGLQIVSLALGVLVQCFEWDKVGTVEDTSHGLGMILSKAKPLEALCSPRRDLLTLLSHL, encoded by the exons ATGGAATTCTTGTCCTATCACCTTGCTTTATTGTTCTTCCTTTTCATTGTTGTCAAGAACTCGTTCCATCGGAAGAGAAATCTGCCCCCTGCTCCATTTGCTCTTCCTGTTATTGGACACCTATACCTCCTTAAGCAACCACTATACAAATCACTGCATTCTCTTTTATCACGTTACGGTCCAACCCTATCTCTCAGATTTGGTTCTCGTTTTGTCATCGTTGTGTCTTCACCATCTGTTGTGGAAGAATGCTTCACCAAGAATGACAAGATATTTGCGAACAGGCCCAAGTCAATGGCAGGGGATCGTCTGACCTACAATTATTCTGCTTTTGTGTGGGCACCTTATGGTGATCTTTGGCGAAAGCTACGACGTCTTGCTGTTGCTGAAATATTCTCTTCAAAGAGTCTACGAAAGTCCTCTACGGTACGTGAGGAAGAAGTTAGTTGCCTCGTTCGCAGACTGTTGAAGGTCTCAACCAGTGGAACACAGAACGTGGAGCTGAGGCTTTTGTTCGCTATTCTGGCTTCCAATGTTGTCATGAGAGTGTCTGCTGGAAAACGTTGTGTTGAAGAGGAACATGCTGGCACAGAGATGGAGAAGCAActatttcaagattttaaggATAAGTTCTTTCCTAGCCTGGCCATGAATATCTGTGATTTTATCCCAATTTTGAGGGTGATTGGTTTTAAAGGGCTGGAGAAGAATATGAAAAAGTTGCATGGAATTAGAGATGaatttttgcaaaatttgattgatgaaattcgattaaaattaaagaaaaccacTTCTTTGAAAACTGATGAAGTAACAGATGGAGAAGAGAGAAGGTCGGTGGCTGAAATTCTCTTGTGTCTGCAAGAATCAGAACCTGAATTTTACGCGGACGAAGTTATCAAAAGTACAGTGCTG ATGATGTTTATTGCTGGCACAGAAACATCAGCAATTACTTTGGAATGGGCAATGACACTCCTCTTGAATCATCCAAAAGTAATGCAGAAGGTGAAAGCTGAGATTGATGAACATGTTGGACATGGGCGTTTGCTTAACGAGTCGGATATTGTCAAGCTTCCCTACCTGAGGTGTGTCATAAACGAGACTCTTAGATTATATCCTCCAGCTCCCCTTTTGCTGCCTCATTTTTCGTCTGAGGCTTGCACTGCGGGGGGATTTGATATACCGCAAGGCACAATGCTGGTGGTAAATGCTTGGACCATGCATAGAGATCCCAAACTTTGGGAGGAGCCCAATGAATTCAAGCCTGAAAGATTTGAAGCAGGTTTGGGAGAGGGAGATGGTTTCAAATATATTCCATTTGGAATGGGGAGGAGAGTTTGTCCAGGTGCTAGCATGGGTTTGCAGATAGTTTCTTTAGCCTTGGGTGTGCTCGTCCAGTGCTTCGAGTGGGATAAGGTTGGAACAGTGGAAGACACGAGCCATGGTCTTGGAATGATTTTGTCTAAAGCTAAGCCTCTGGAAGCATTGTGTAGTCCCCGCCGTGATTTGCTTACCCTCCTCTCCCATCTTTAA
- the LOC133682205 gene encoding cytochrome P450 81C13-like: protein MLLLENMLSCCCLAFFFLFFLVIKYAFHGNKNLPPSPPSLPIIGHLHLLKPPLHQTLQTLLQQYGPVLSLKAGCRSMLVLSSPSAVEECFTKNDVVLSNRPTFLAGDHLTYNYTTIIFSPYGHLWRTLRRFAVLEMFSQKGLNKFSAVRKEEVCSLLRQLSKVSCSGNKKVDLHYFFSLLSFNVAMRMSAGKKCIEEEVACSDLGKQDLTELKKIFHPPLSTGLCDFFPALKWIDYKGFEKSVIKVRDGRDGFSQDLIDEIRQKKTSSCSSPDAGPEKTTMIETLLSLQEQEPDFYTDDIIKGLVVAMFSAGTDTVAVTMEWAMSLLLNHPEILQKVREEIDSQVGHTRLVEELDLPKLKYLRCVINETLRLYPVVPLLLPRCPSEDCTVAGYNVPKGTILLVNAFAMHRDPKMWEQPDRFKPERFEVTEEEKEGVKFIPFGMGRRACPGSNMGMRAIMLAMAALFQCFEWERTGPEMVDMTVAAAISMVKAKPLEAFCKPYHSMASLFSSSSAKV, encoded by the exons ATGCTTCTCTTGGAAAACATGCTGTCTTGCTGCTGCCTTGCTTTCttcttcctattttttcttgtaatcaaatATGCATTCCATGGTAACAAAAACTTGCCACCAAGTCCTCCTTCTCTTCCAATAATAGGCCATCTCCACCTTCTCAAGCCACCACTACACCAAACGCTACAGACTTTATTGCAGCAATATGGCCCAGTTCTTTCCCTTAAAGCAGGCTGCAGGTCTATGCTTGTTCTTAGTTCTCCATCAGCTGTTGAAGAATGTTTCACAAAGAACGACGTGGTCCTTTCCAACAGGCCTACTTTCTTAGCCGGAGATCATTTAACTTACAACTATACCACTATTATCTTCTCTCCATATGGCCATCTTTGGCGTACCCTCAGGCGCTTCGCCGTCCTTGAAATGTTCTCTCAGAAAGGCCTCAATAAGTTCTCTGCAGTCCGCAAAGAAGAAGTTTGCTCCCTTCTCCGCCAATTGTCTAAAGTCTCCTGTAGTGGCAACAAAAAGGTGGATTTGCATTATTTCTTCTCACTCCTCAGTTTTAATGTCGCTATGAGGATGTCTGCTGGTAAGAAATGTATTGAAGAGGAGGTTGCCTGCTCGGATTTGGGCAAGCAGGATCTTACGGAACTCAAAAAGATATTCCATCCACCTTTATCCACGGGTTTGTGTGATTTCTTTCCTGCTTTGAAATGGATCGATTACAAAGGGTTTGAGAAGAGTGTTATCAAGGTGCGTGATGGGAGGGATGGATTTTCGCAAGACTTGATAGATGAGATTCGACAAAAGAAAACCAGTTCATGTTCAAGTCCTGATGCAGGACCGGAGAAGACAACCATGATCGAAACTTTATTGTCTCTCCAAGAACAAGAACCTGATTTCTATACAGATGATATCATCAAGGGTCTCGTAGTG GCAATGTTTTCTGCAGGGACAGATACAGTAGCTGTTACCATGGAATGGGCAATGTCACTTCTGCTGAATCATCCAGAGATATTGCAGAAGGTAAGAGAAGAGATTGATAGCCAAGTTGGGCATACGCGCTTGGTAGAGGAGTTGGATCTTCCCAAACTAAAATATCTCCGTTGCGTTATCAATGAGACGCTTCGGTTGTATCCTGTTGTGCCGCTCTTACTCCCACGTTGTCCATCTGAAGACTGTACCGTGGCAGGATACAACGTTCCAAAAGGCACAATCCTACTGGTGAATGCTTTCGCCATGCACAGGGATCCCAAGATGTGGGAACAACCTGACAGGTTCAAGCCAGAGAGATTTGAAGTGACCGAGGAGGAAAAGGAAGGCGTCAAGTTTATTCCATTTGGTATGGGAAGGAGGGCTTGCCCAGGATCTAACATGGGTATGCGCGCAATCATGTTGGCAATGGCTGCACTTTTTCAGTGCTTTGAGTGGGAGAGGACTGGACCGGAGATGGTTGATATGACAGTAGCAGCAGCAATTTCTATGGTTAAGGCTAAGCCTTTGGAGGCTTTTTGTAAACCATATCATTCCATGGCGAGCCTATTCTCCAGCTCTAGTGCGAAGGTATGA